One window from the genome of Spirosoma rhododendri encodes:
- a CDS encoding DMT family transporter, whose translation MPQKPSPTDYFQLHFIVLIWGFTAILGKLLQPLDASAVVLFRTGLATIGLLAVLRFRKQSMDVSPADRWKLLATGGVIALHWVLFFLAARLANVSVCLAGMATSSLWASVLEPIVLRRRVRLIEVILGGVVMSGLYLIFRFEFDKMAGLVVAVLSAMLSSLFTIINSRFAQRYESLVISAYEMAGATVGALGLWLAVRYVGPAGANATVQFVPETAAQWLWLGILSMVCTVYAYSVGVGLLRKFSPYMAILTVNLEPVYGILLAVLIFGDTERMTAGFYLGTLVILLAVLSYPFLDRPKVEPA comes from the coding sequence ATGCCCCAGAAGCCTTCGCCTACTGATTATTTCCAGCTTCATTTCATTGTCCTGATCTGGGGGTTTACGGCTATCCTGGGTAAACTGCTGCAACCGCTTGACGCATCGGCGGTGGTACTGTTCCGGACGGGACTAGCGACGATTGGACTGCTGGCCGTGCTGCGGTTTCGGAAACAGTCGATGGACGTTTCGCCCGCAGATCGCTGGAAGCTGCTGGCCACCGGGGGCGTTATTGCCCTGCACTGGGTGCTGTTTTTTCTGGCGGCCCGGCTCGCCAACGTATCGGTTTGTCTGGCGGGTATGGCAACGAGTTCGCTGTGGGCCAGCGTGCTCGAACCGATTGTGTTACGTCGGCGCGTCCGGCTCATCGAAGTCATACTGGGGGGCGTCGTGATGTCGGGCCTGTACCTGATTTTTCGCTTCGAATTTGATAAAATGGCCGGGCTCGTGGTGGCGGTGCTATCGGCCATGTTATCGTCGCTATTTACCATTATCAACAGCCGTTTCGCGCAGCGCTACGAATCGCTGGTTATCTCGGCCTACGAGATGGCGGGGGCTACCGTCGGGGCGCTTGGGCTGTGGCTGGCTGTGCGTTACGTGGGTCCGGCAGGGGCTAATGCGACTGTGCAGTTTGTGCCCGAAACGGCTGCGCAATGGCTGTGGCTGGGTATCTTGTCGATGGTCTGTACGGTATACGCGTATTCGGTAGGGGTAGGGCTACTGCGTAAGTTTTCGCCGTATATGGCCATATTAACCGTAAATTTGGAGCCAGTGTACGGAATTTTGCTGGCTGTACTGATCTTTGGCGACACGGAACGTATGACGGCTGGCTTTTATCTGGGCACACTGGTTATCCTGCTGGCGGTACTTTCTTACCCGTTTCTGGATCGGCCGAAGGTCGAGCCGGCGTAG
- a CDS encoding LptF/LptG family permease: MKLLDWYILKRFLQTYIFVVMVIVLVVVMIDYTEKVDNFHKNNVTAAEILGQYYLNFIPYWANYISPLMVFIATVFLTSRLAARTEIIAMLSSGISFIRLLWPYLLGASVLAVLTYFMVNYIIPKANKTRIAFEIKYINNPYTYSGRNVHIKIAPNTYAYLESYNNLSNTGYKFTLERVEGNQLKAKLSADRIEWDTKKKKWGIYDYTVRSINGPTETLTPGTRIDTTLNLKPDDFSSDFNLFETLTLPELNHHIELLQSRGADGVETYLIEKYSRDTRPFAIIILTVIGVIMSARKSRRGVGWQVALGFFLAFTYLLFFMLAKGIAQEGFLNPIIAVWLPNLIFAAIGLLLYNTIPR; the protein is encoded by the coding sequence ATGAAACTCTTAGACTGGTATATTCTGAAACGCTTCCTGCAAACCTACATCTTCGTGGTGATGGTGATTGTACTGGTGGTGGTGATGATCGACTATACCGAGAAGGTGGATAACTTCCACAAAAACAACGTAACAGCGGCTGAGATTCTGGGTCAGTATTACCTGAATTTCATTCCTTACTGGGCCAACTACATCAGCCCGCTCATGGTGTTTATCGCGACGGTATTCCTGACGTCGCGGCTGGCGGCCCGCACCGAAATTATTGCTATGCTGAGCAGCGGCATCAGCTTCATTCGGCTGCTGTGGCCGTACTTGCTGGGGGCGTCGGTGCTGGCTGTGCTGACGTACTTTATGGTCAATTACATCATTCCGAAGGCCAACAAAACCCGGATTGCGTTTGAGATCAAGTACATCAACAACCCGTACACGTATTCGGGGCGAAACGTACATATTAAGATAGCGCCCAATACATACGCGTATCTGGAAAGCTACAACAACCTGAGCAACACGGGTTATAAGTTTACGCTGGAGCGGGTCGAGGGGAATCAGCTGAAGGCGAAGCTCTCGGCCGACCGTATCGAATGGGATACCAAGAAGAAGAAGTGGGGCATCTATGATTACACCGTCCGGTCGATCAACGGGCCGACGGAAACGCTGACCCCCGGCACCCGCATCGACACGACGCTGAACCTGAAACCCGACGATTTCAGCTCTGATTTCAACCTGTTTGAAACCCTGACGCTCCCCGAGTTAAACCACCACATCGAACTGCTACAAAGCCGGGGTGCCGATGGGGTCGAGACGTATCTGATTGAGAAATACAGCCGTGACACCCGTCCGTTCGCCATTATCATCCTGACGGTAATTGGCGTCATTATGTCGGCCCGGAAGAGTCGGCGGGGGGTAGGCTGGCAGGTGGCACTGGGCTTCTTTCTGGCCTTCACATACCTGCTGTTTTTCATGCTGGCCAAAGGGATCGCGCAGGAGGGCTTTCTCAACCCGATCATCGCGGTCTGGCTCCCAAACCTTATTTTTGCCGCCATCGGCCTGTTGCTCTACAACACTATTCCGAGGTAA